One Streptomyces sp. L2 genomic window carries:
- a CDS encoding catalase, which yields MSETNPLKRAADKVAQAVQGDGTGPEDGIPGKPGPESPSVAEPTEPREPLPPKPDQSGPDTVSPTGQPTGAAQARMAQSGDYLTTAQGARLYDTDHSLKAGPRGPVLLQDHHLREKITHFDHERIPERVVHARGAAAHGIFTSYGTATSVTKAAFLAKDVETPVFVRFSTVLGSRGSADTVRDTRGFATKFYTSEGVFDLVGNNIPVFFIQDAVKFPDIVHAAKPHPDREIPQAQSAHDTHWDFVTLHTEATHHVLWNMSDRGIPRSFRTMEGFGIHTFRLVDAEGSTTLVKWHWKPKLGVHSLVWEEAQIIGGVDPDFHRRDLADAIEAGAYPEWELGIQTFPDTPDQMFEGIDLLDPTNIVPEELAPVQPIGRLVLNRNPSNFFAETEQVAFHPGHLVPGVDITDDPLLSGRLFSYLDTQISRLGGPNFAQIPINRPHAPVNDMLRDGMHQTAVHRGVAPYRPNSLDGGCPFTAGADNGAFVEAPVRIPEATKVREAPETFADHFSQARRFWLSMSPVEREHIIGAYTFELGKCYEQAVRERGLQVLANIDPELCAGVAAGLGLPEPKPTEPLTDVAPSPALSQVGRTWPTDGRVIGIVAGPDADLDGVRAVRQSVLDGGMVPLVIAPTGGTLGAGPDALNVQRTYVTARSVEFDAILLAGSPAVGDDAYGARDAKADPTRGNAHDPRIGLLVSEAFRHGKAIGTWNGGHTALESAGIPAGAPGIVTADSGPDALDRLTPLLAAHRVWDRFPTTA from the coding sequence ATGAGCGAGACGAACCCCCTGAAGCGGGCGGCGGACAAGGTCGCCCAGGCCGTGCAGGGTGACGGCACGGGCCCCGAGGACGGCATCCCCGGCAAGCCGGGCCCCGAGTCGCCGTCGGTCGCCGAACCCACCGAACCCCGTGAGCCCCTGCCGCCCAAGCCCGACCAGAGCGGCCCCGACACGGTCTCGCCGACCGGACAGCCCACCGGCGCCGCACAGGCCCGCATGGCGCAGAGCGGCGACTACCTGACGACCGCCCAGGGCGCCCGGCTGTACGACACCGACCACTCGCTGAAGGCCGGCCCGCGCGGCCCGGTGCTGCTGCAGGACCACCACCTGCGCGAGAAGATCACGCACTTCGACCACGAGCGCATCCCCGAGCGCGTCGTCCACGCACGCGGCGCCGCCGCCCACGGCATCTTCACCAGCTACGGCACCGCCACCTCCGTGACCAAGGCGGCCTTCCTCGCCAAGGACGTGGAGACCCCCGTCTTCGTACGGTTCTCCACCGTGCTCGGCTCCCGCGGCTCCGCCGACACCGTCCGCGACACACGCGGGTTCGCGACGAAGTTCTACACCAGCGAGGGCGTCTTCGACCTGGTCGGCAACAACATCCCGGTCTTCTTCATCCAGGACGCCGTCAAGTTCCCCGACATCGTGCACGCCGCCAAACCGCACCCGGACCGGGAGATCCCGCAGGCGCAGAGCGCCCACGACACCCACTGGGACTTCGTCACCCTGCACACCGAGGCCACCCACCACGTGCTGTGGAACATGTCCGACCGGGGCATCCCGCGCTCCTTCCGCACCATGGAGGGCTTCGGCATCCACACCTTCCGCCTCGTCGACGCCGAGGGCAGCACCACGCTGGTCAAGTGGCACTGGAAGCCCAAGCTGGGCGTGCACTCCCTGGTGTGGGAGGAGGCGCAGATCATCGGCGGCGTCGACCCGGACTTCCACCGCCGGGACCTCGCCGACGCCATCGAGGCCGGCGCCTACCCGGAGTGGGAACTGGGCATCCAGACCTTCCCCGACACCCCTGACCAGATGTTCGAGGGCATCGACCTGCTGGACCCGACGAACATCGTCCCCGAGGAACTCGCCCCCGTGCAGCCGATCGGGCGGCTCGTGCTCAATCGCAACCCGTCGAACTTCTTCGCCGAGACCGAGCAGGTGGCCTTCCACCCCGGACACCTCGTCCCCGGCGTCGACATCACCGACGACCCGCTGCTCTCCGGGCGCCTGTTCTCCTACCTGGACACCCAGATCAGCCGGCTGGGCGGCCCCAACTTCGCACAGATCCCGATCAACCGGCCGCACGCGCCGGTCAACGACATGCTGCGCGACGGCATGCACCAGACGGCCGTGCACCGGGGAGTGGCCCCCTACCGGCCCAACTCCCTCGACGGCGGCTGCCCGTTCACCGCGGGCGCGGACAACGGCGCGTTCGTCGAGGCCCCCGTCCGCATCCCGGAGGCGACCAAGGTCCGCGAGGCCCCGGAGACGTTCGCCGACCACTTCAGCCAGGCCCGCCGGTTCTGGCTGAGCATGAGCCCCGTCGAGCGCGAACACATCATCGGCGCCTACACCTTCGAACTCGGCAAGTGCTACGAACAGGCCGTCCGGGAGCGCGGGCTGCAGGTCCTCGCGAACATCGACCCCGAGCTGTGCGCGGGCGTCGCCGCCGGGCTCGGCCTGCCCGAGCCGAAGCCCACCGAGCCGCTCACCGACGTGGCGCCCAGTCCCGCCCTCTCGCAGGTCGGCCGCACCTGGCCCACCGACGGCCGGGTCATCGGCATCGTCGCCGGACCCGACGCCGACCTCGACGGCGTACGCGCCGTACGGCAGTCCGTCCTCGACGGCGGCATGGTCCCCCTCGTCATCGCCCCGACAGGCGGCACCCTCGGCGCCGGCCCGGACGCCCTGAACGTGCAGCGCACCTACGTCACCGCGCGGTCCGTGGAGTTCGACGCGATCCTCCTCGCCGGCTCCCCGGCCGTGGGCGACGACGCCTACGGCGCCCGCGACGCCAAGGCCGACCCGACCCGGGGGAACGCGCACGACCCGCGGATCGGCCTCCTGGTGTCCGAGGCCTTCCGCCACGGCAAGGCGATCGGCACCTGGAACGGCGGCCACACCGCCCTCGAATCCGCCGGCATCCCCGCCGGCGCCCCCGGCATCGTCACCGCCGACTCCGGCCCCGACGCCCTGGACCGGCTCACCCCGCTGCTGGCCGCCCACCGCGTCTGGGACCGCTTCCCCACCACCGCCTGA
- a CDS encoding aminotransferase class I/II-fold pyridoxal phosphate-dependent enzyme, whose protein sequence is MDHSRVPVLEALQKFRSRGDVVFGPPGHKQGRGVDPRVTDVLGLDVFRSDVLMLNGLDDRRESQGVLEQAQELMADAVGAEHAFFSTCGSSLSVRTAMCAVAGPGEKLLLSRNAHKSVIAAVIINGVEPIWVHPKFDTGRHMAHPPEPDDVRRRLDEHPDAKGMLLITPTEWGTCADVRGVADVCHAVDVPLIVDEAWGAHLPFHPGLPSWGMDADADLVVTSVHKMGGAIEQSSVFHLQHDRVAPEVLKQREDLLGTTSASSLVYAALDGWRRQMAEQGRELLGAALERAERVRARLDELPGLSVMGGEIIDEGLAAEFDPLKLVVDVRDLGISGMRAAEWLRANCHVDVGGSDSCRVSASLTHSDDDETEKVLLESLRSLTEHAGEIERQPSVRLPAPHVLELEQARLPREAFFAAAEHVPAERAAGRIAAEMISPYPPGVPVVAPGEVITGEVVDYLRSGVAHGFMIPDAADPSLDTFRVMARP, encoded by the coding sequence ATGGATCACTCGCGCGTACCCGTACTGGAGGCCCTGCAGAAGTTCCGGAGCCGCGGTGACGTGGTGTTCGGGCCACCGGGGCACAAACAGGGCCGGGGCGTGGACCCCCGGGTCACCGACGTCCTCGGCCTCGACGTCTTCCGCTCCGACGTGCTCATGCTGAACGGCCTGGACGACCGCCGGGAGTCCCAGGGAGTCCTGGAGCAGGCCCAGGAGCTGATGGCCGACGCCGTCGGCGCCGAGCACGCGTTCTTCTCCACCTGCGGCAGCTCCCTGTCGGTCAGGACCGCGATGTGCGCCGTCGCCGGCCCGGGGGAGAAGCTGCTGCTGTCCCGCAACGCGCACAAGTCGGTGATCGCCGCGGTGATCATCAACGGTGTCGAGCCGATCTGGGTGCACCCGAAGTTCGACACCGGACGGCACATGGCGCACCCGCCCGAGCCCGACGACGTGCGCCGGCGCCTCGACGAGCACCCGGACGCCAAGGGCATGCTGCTGATCACGCCCACCGAATGGGGCACCTGCGCCGACGTGCGGGGCGTGGCCGACGTCTGCCACGCCGTCGACGTACCGCTCATCGTGGACGAGGCGTGGGGCGCCCACCTGCCCTTCCACCCCGGCCTGCCGTCCTGGGGCATGGACGCCGACGCCGATCTGGTCGTCACCAGCGTCCACAAGATGGGCGGGGCGATCGAGCAGAGCTCGGTGTTCCACCTCCAGCACGACCGGGTCGCCCCCGAGGTGCTCAAACAGCGCGAGGACCTGCTGGGCACCACCAGCGCCTCCAGCCTCGTCTACGCGGCCCTGGACGGCTGGCGGCGGCAGATGGCGGAGCAGGGCCGCGAACTGCTCGGCGCCGCCCTGGAGCGGGCCGAGCGAGTGCGCGCCCGGCTGGACGAGCTGCCCGGGCTGTCCGTGATGGGCGGCGAGATCATCGACGAGGGGCTGGCCGCCGAGTTCGACCCGCTGAAGCTCGTCGTCGACGTCCGGGACCTCGGCATCAGCGGCATGCGGGCCGCGGAGTGGCTGCGGGCGAACTGCCACGTCGACGTCGGCGGCTCCGACAGCTGCCGGGTCAGCGCCTCCCTCACCCACTCCGACGACGATGAGACCGAGAAGGTCCTCCTGGAGTCCCTGCGCTCACTGACGGAGCACGCGGGCGAGATCGAGCGGCAGCCGTCCGTCCGCCTGCCCGCGCCGCACGTGCTCGAACTGGAGCAGGCGCGGCTGCCGCGCGAGGCGTTCTTCGCGGCCGCCGAGCACGTGCCCGCCGAGCGCGCCGCCGGCCGGATCGCCGCCGAGATGATCAGCCCCTATCCGCCCGGCGTACCGGTCGTGGCGCCCGGCGAGGTGATCACCGGGGAGGTCGTCGACTATCTGCGCAGCGGCGTCGCCCACGGCTTCATGATCCCCGACGCGGCCGACCCGTCCCTGGACACCTTCCGGGTCATGGCCCGTCCCTGA
- a CDS encoding discoidin domain-containing protein translates to MRLRSLGAALAVTAALLCLPVTHPPAAAAADTPLSQGRTATASSEENPGTTAPAAVDGDTGTRWSSAATDDQWLRVDLGTTASVTQVVLDWETAYGKDYKVQISDDGTTWTDLKSVTGGDGGTDTLDVSGQGRYIRMLGIHRATPWGYSLWEFQVFGTPAATQPGCDTSDAARGRPATASSTENAGTPASAAFDGDTHTRWSSQAADPQWLQVDLGSVQDLCGIDLNWETAYGKDFQLQASTDGQTWTTLKTVTGATGGTASYDVSGPGRYVRVHGTARGTGYGYSLWEFAVHTSTTGTPPVQGGGDLGPHVIVVDPSTPNLQQKFDDVFRQQESAQFGTGRYQFLLKPGTYNGVNAQIGFYTSVSGLGLNPDDTQINGDVTVDAGWNAGNATQNFWRSAENLAIRPSNGTDRWAVAQAAPFRRIHVEGGLNLAPNGYGWASGGYIADSKIDGTVGPYSQQQWYTRDSSVGGWTNGVWNMTFSGVQGAPATNFDSGPYTTLDTTPVSREKPFLYLDGSAYKVFVPAKRTNARGVSWPADAGTSIPLDRFYVVKPGATAATIDQALDQGLDLLFTPGIYHLDRTIDITRPDTVVLGLGLATLVPDNGVDAMHVADVDGVRLAGFLIDAGPVKSDTLLRIGTPGSSADHAADPTTMQDVFIRVGGAGPALATDAVVIDSDDVIVDHTWIWRADHGSGVGWETNRADYGLRVDGDDVLATGLFVEHFNKYDVYWSGERGRTVFFQNEKAYDAPNAAAVTHDGSVGYAAYKVADSVTTHEAWGLGSYCNYTADPGIVQDRGFQVPAGPGIRMHDLMVISLGGKGQYAHVVNDTGPATSGTSTVPSKVTSFP, encoded by the coding sequence ATGAGACTGAGATCCCTGGGCGCCGCGCTGGCCGTCACCGCGGCGCTGCTCTGCCTGCCGGTCACCCATCCACCGGCCGCCGCCGCGGCCGACACCCCCCTGTCCCAGGGCAGGACCGCCACCGCCTCCTCCGAGGAGAACCCCGGCACCACCGCCCCCGCCGCGGTCGACGGCGACACCGGCACCCGCTGGTCCTCGGCCGCCACCGACGACCAGTGGCTCCGGGTCGACCTGGGAACCACCGCGTCCGTCACCCAGGTCGTCCTCGACTGGGAGACCGCCTACGGCAAGGACTACAAGGTCCAGATCTCGGACGACGGCACCACCTGGACCGACCTCAAGTCCGTCACCGGCGGCGACGGCGGCACCGACACCCTGGACGTGTCCGGCCAGGGCCGGTACATCCGGATGCTCGGCATCCACCGCGCCACGCCGTGGGGCTACTCCCTCTGGGAGTTCCAGGTGTTCGGAACCCCGGCCGCCACCCAGCCCGGCTGCGACACCTCCGACGCCGCCCGGGGCAGGCCCGCCACCGCCTCCTCCACCGAGAACGCCGGCACCCCCGCCTCCGCCGCCTTCGACGGCGACACCCACACTCGCTGGTCCAGCCAGGCGGCGGACCCGCAGTGGCTCCAGGTCGACCTCGGCTCGGTCCAGGACCTGTGCGGCATCGACCTGAACTGGGAGACCGCCTACGGCAAGGACTTCCAGCTCCAGGCCTCCACCGACGGACAGACCTGGACGACCCTGAAGACCGTCACCGGCGCGACCGGCGGCACGGCCTCCTACGACGTCAGCGGCCCGGGCCGCTACGTCCGCGTCCACGGCACCGCCCGCGGCACCGGCTACGGCTACTCCCTGTGGGAGTTCGCCGTCCACACCTCCACCACCGGCACCCCACCGGTCCAGGGCGGCGGCGACCTCGGCCCCCACGTGATCGTCGTCGACCCCTCCACCCCGAACCTCCAGCAGAAGTTCGACGACGTCTTCCGGCAGCAGGAATCCGCCCAGTTCGGCACCGGCCGCTACCAGTTCCTGCTCAAGCCCGGCACCTACAACGGCGTCAACGCCCAGATCGGCTTCTACACCTCCGTCTCCGGCCTCGGCCTGAACCCCGACGACACACAGATCAACGGCGACGTCACCGTCGACGCGGGCTGGAACGCCGGCAACGCCACCCAGAACTTCTGGCGCTCGGCGGAGAACCTGGCCATCAGGCCGTCGAACGGCACCGACCGCTGGGCCGTCGCCCAGGCCGCGCCCTTCCGCCGTATCCACGTCGAAGGCGGCCTCAACCTCGCCCCGAACGGCTACGGCTGGGCCTCCGGCGGCTACATCGCCGACTCGAAGATCGACGGCACCGTCGGCCCGTACTCCCAGCAGCAGTGGTACACCCGGGACAGCTCCGTCGGAGGCTGGACCAACGGCGTGTGGAACATGACCTTCTCCGGAGTCCAGGGCGCCCCCGCGACCAACTTCGACAGCGGCCCGTACACCACCCTCGACACCACACCCGTCTCCCGGGAGAAGCCGTTCCTCTACCTCGACGGCTCCGCCTACAAGGTGTTCGTCCCCGCGAAGCGCACGAACGCGCGCGGCGTGTCCTGGCCGGCCGACGCGGGCACCTCGATCCCGCTCGACCGGTTCTACGTCGTCAAGCCCGGCGCCACCGCCGCCACCATCGACCAGGCGCTCGATCAGGGCCTCGACCTGCTGTTCACCCCGGGCATCTACCACCTCGACCGGACCATAGACATCACCCGCCCGGACACCGTCGTGCTCGGCCTGGGCCTCGCCACCCTCGTCCCCGACAACGGCGTCGACGCGATGCACGTCGCCGACGTGGACGGCGTCCGGCTCGCCGGCTTCCTCATCGACGCCGGACCGGTCAAGTCCGACACGCTCCTGCGGATCGGCACGCCCGGCTCGAGCGCCGACCACGCGGCCGACCCCACCACCATGCAGGACGTGTTCATCCGCGTCGGCGGCGCCGGACCCGCCCTCGCCACCGACGCGGTCGTCATCGACAGCGACGACGTGATCGTCGACCACACCTGGATCTGGCGCGCCGACCACGGAAGCGGAGTCGGCTGGGAGACCAACCGCGCCGACTACGGCCTGCGGGTCGACGGCGACGACGTGCTGGCCACCGGCCTGTTCGTCGAACACTTCAACAAGTACGACGTCTACTGGAGCGGCGAACGGGGCCGGACCGTCTTCTTCCAGAACGAGAAGGCCTACGACGCCCCGAACGCGGCCGCCGTCACCCACGACGGCAGCGTCGGCTACGCCGCCTACAAGGTGGCCGACTCGGTGACCACCCACGAGGCGTGGGGCCTGGGCAGTTACTGCAATTACACGGCCGACCCCGGCATCGTCCAGGACCGCGGCTTCCAGGTCCCGGCCGGGCCCGGCATCCGGATGCACGACCTGATGGTGATCTCCCTCGGCGGCAAGGGCCAGTACGCCCACGTCGTCAACGACACCGGTCCCGCCACCTCGGGCACGAGCACCGTCCCGTCCAAGGTGACGTCGTTCCCCTGA
- a CDS encoding RICIN domain-containing protein, which translates to MRLFRRAGGAMAAAAVALALGGGTPSPASAATPVYDVTVGTPVPFANPTDTPATPFTDRDGTFHYQQSAALYGAADPRSWDFYTGTDFDTATFDDRLSKAVNPADPDDRNDDTTWRCDNSPTGREATYAPSGSGYAQKNYCDLSGVWIDPDTGDWYGLVHNEFTPQPFGDGLHYDAIDYAVSTDRGRTWTIEDHVLTSPYSTKRGDTTAFPNQTYSYGDGDQRLFVDTASGYFYVYYGSRIVDKKGGWKAFYEHVARAPISAKMAPGSWRKWYDGSWSQPGTGGKESNLVPVDAGHPTGYTPAADEYDPANTGTAAEQIAAGKMPPTSPLFVMNIAYDAYLGLYIGEPQAVDQSGDSPQYFYATDDLAHPKWRRIGDTGGYTDASWYRWFLDGANRTGSAVVGRTFRSYCSFGCSNGAYGEYVDVTVDSSGRSAPPVRTGTAYRIAGGAGRVLAAARHGSATTSVAAGTRSARAVWTFTPTGDGAFTIADARHHLLGVDSSAASGRAWGARPTVTPATAGGPAVGQQWFVIPSASHDGTCRLVNRYSGLTLGLSATPGRQAETTPVRSWTDHSGSPVGAGRTAAEQTLTLIPAGGHGRAPGH; encoded by the coding sequence GTGCGACTCTTCCGCAGAGCAGGCGGCGCCATGGCCGCGGCCGCCGTCGCCCTGGCCCTGGGCGGCGGCACACCGTCCCCGGCGTCCGCGGCCACCCCGGTGTACGACGTGACCGTGGGGACACCGGTACCGTTCGCCAACCCCACGGACACCCCCGCCACCCCCTTCACCGACCGGGACGGCACCTTCCACTACCAGCAGTCCGCCGCGCTGTACGGCGCCGCCGACCCCCGCTCCTGGGACTTCTACACCGGCACCGACTTCGACACCGCCACGTTCGACGACAGGCTCAGCAAGGCGGTGAACCCGGCCGACCCCGACGACCGGAACGACGACACCACCTGGCGGTGCGACAACAGCCCGACCGGCCGCGAGGCGACGTACGCCCCCAGCGGCTCGGGCTACGCCCAGAAGAACTACTGCGACCTGTCCGGCGTGTGGATCGACCCCGACACCGGTGACTGGTACGGCCTCGTGCACAACGAGTTCACGCCGCAGCCCTTCGGCGACGGACTGCACTACGACGCCATCGACTACGCCGTCTCCACCGACCGCGGCCGCACCTGGACCATCGAGGACCACGTCCTCACGTCCCCGTACAGCACGAAGCGGGGCGACACCACGGCCTTCCCGAACCAGACGTACTCCTACGGCGACGGCGACCAGCGCCTCTTCGTCGACACGGCCTCCGGCTACTTCTACGTGTATTACGGCTCCCGGATCGTCGACAAGAAGGGTGGCTGGAAGGCGTTCTACGAGCACGTGGCCCGCGCGCCGATCTCCGCCAAGATGGCGCCCGGCTCGTGGCGCAAGTGGTACGACGGCTCCTGGTCGCAGCCCGGCACCGGCGGCAAGGAGAGCAACCTCGTCCCCGTGGACGCCGGCCACCCGACCGGATACACCCCCGCCGCCGACGAGTACGACCCGGCGAACACCGGGACCGCCGCCGAGCAGATCGCGGCCGGGAAGATGCCGCCGACCTCCCCGCTGTTCGTCATGAACATCGCCTACGACGCGTACCTCGGCCTCTACATCGGCGAACCGCAGGCCGTCGACCAGAGCGGTGACTCACCGCAGTACTTCTACGCCACCGACGACCTGGCCCACCCGAAGTGGCGCCGCATCGGTGACACCGGCGGCTACACCGACGCGTCCTGGTACCGCTGGTTCCTCGACGGCGCCAACCGGACCGGGTCGGCCGTCGTCGGCCGGACCTTCCGCTCGTACTGCTCGTTCGGCTGCTCGAACGGTGCCTACGGCGAGTACGTCGACGTCACCGTCGACTCCTCCGGGCGGTCCGCGCCGCCCGTGCGGACCGGCACGGCCTACCGCATCGCCGGCGGTGCCGGCCGGGTCCTGGCCGCGGCCCGGCACGGCTCCGCCACCACCTCGGTCGCGGCCGGCACCCGCTCGGCGCGCGCGGTGTGGACCTTCACGCCCACCGGTGACGGCGCCTTCACCATCGCCGACGCCCGCCACCACCTCCTGGGCGTCGACTCCTCGGCCGCCTCCGGCCGGGCCTGGGGCGCGCGGCCGACCGTCACCCCGGCCACAGCCGGCGGACCGGCCGTCGGACAGCAGTGGTTCGTGATCCCCAGCGCCTCCCACGACGGAACCTGCCGCCTCGTCAACCGCTACAGCGGCCTCACCCTCGGCCTCTCCGCGACCCCCGGCCGGCAGGCCGAGACCACCCCGGTGCGGTCCTGGACCGACCACAGCGGCAGTCCCGTCGGCGCAGGCCGCACCGCCGCCGAGCAGACCCTGACCCTGATCCCGGCCGGCGGCCACGGCCGGGCACCCGGCCACTGA
- a CDS encoding FAD-dependent oxidoreductase — MPTANAKRAVIIGAGIAGTATAIALRKAGWQAALFEAHPNAAEDIGAFLTLAGNGMRALAELDATDPVTAVGFPLTSLRVLDARGTELAHAPLGDVAEPALRYRCLRRGELNAALQAEAVRRGIPLRHGARLVSLSDGPAGVTARFADGTTATADVLIGADGLNSTVRRLIAPGSRPGYAGQRVFYGCTGTAPATDGTGHITMVRGSAAAFGFAVSPAGETYWFARVAGEPLTTRELARPAPDVWRNQLIPLLREDSTPAAGIVAAPTGTVMVTNATEMPLGTPWHSGRTLLVGDAAHAASPATGQGASTALEDAVILAKALRDSPDPHTAFTLYDACRRPRVERNITVSGGISRAGHAPGSPATSPPAPRTDDDTLHRQLAWDTSLG; from the coding sequence ATGCCCACGGCGAACGCGAAACGCGCAGTGATCATCGGCGCCGGCATCGCAGGCACAGCAACCGCGATCGCCCTGCGCAAGGCCGGCTGGCAAGCAGCCCTCTTCGAGGCGCACCCCAACGCGGCCGAGGACATCGGCGCCTTCCTGACGCTCGCCGGCAACGGCATGCGCGCCCTCGCCGAGCTGGACGCCACCGACCCCGTCACGGCCGTCGGTTTTCCGCTGACTTCGCTGCGCGTCCTGGACGCCCGCGGCACCGAACTCGCCCACGCCCCGCTGGGCGACGTCGCCGAACCGGCCCTGCGCTACCGCTGCCTGCGCCGCGGCGAGCTGAACGCGGCGCTGCAGGCCGAGGCCGTCCGCCGGGGCATCCCGCTGCGTCACGGCGCCCGGCTCGTGTCCCTGAGCGACGGCCCGGCCGGCGTCACCGCCCGCTTCGCCGACGGCACCACCGCCACGGCCGACGTGCTCATCGGCGCGGACGGACTGAACTCCACCGTCCGCCGGCTGATCGCCCCCGGCAGCCGGCCGGGCTACGCCGGTCAGCGCGTCTTCTACGGCTGCACCGGCACCGCCCCGGCGACTGACGGCACCGGTCACATCACCATGGTCCGGGGCAGCGCGGCGGCCTTCGGCTTCGCGGTGTCCCCGGCGGGGGAGACGTACTGGTTCGCCCGCGTCGCCGGTGAACCCCTGACCACCCGCGAACTCGCCCGGCCCGCACCTGACGTGTGGCGAAACCAACTCATCCCGCTGCTGCGCGAGGACAGCACGCCGGCCGCCGGGATCGTCGCCGCCCCCACCGGCACCGTCATGGTCACCAACGCCACCGAGATGCCGCTCGGCACCCCCTGGCACAGCGGCCGTACCCTCCTCGTCGGCGACGCGGCCCACGCGGCCTCCCCGGCGACCGGACAAGGCGCCTCGACGGCCCTGGAGGACGCCGTGATCCTCGCGAAGGCGCTGCGCGACAGCCCCGATCCGCACACGGCGTTCACCCTGTACGACGCCTGCCGCCGCCCGCGCGTGGAGCGCAACATCACCGTCAGCGGCGGCATCTCCCGGGCCGGCCACGCCCCCGGCAGCCCCGCCACGTCACCTCCCGCCCCGCGCACGGACGACGACACCTTGCACCGCCAACTCGCCTGGGACACCTCCCTGGGCTGA
- a CDS encoding Ppx/GppA family phosphatase, with protein sequence MRVSVVDAGSNTVRLVVADVEGGVPLPVHTVKWKLRLSEQVGPDGALGDEAVEGLVKAVAAAEATARHWKAAGPLAFATAVVRAAPNRAEVLRRVEAGAGVRMCTLPGETEAALTFLAVRRWLGWNAGPLALLDIGGGSLEVAFGRGRLPDFAASLPLGANRLTQEFLAAQDPPAPGEVKTLRRRVRHELRDVAARIRWEGPRTAAVSSRTFQQLARLCGAAPGRQGLFVPREMRRRDLGGAVRTLAGLPAAERAGLPGISAPRAGQSLAGAVVGHTALKLMGLRRVVVSPWAIREGVLLRYIEDGAGWWTDVSAADNAPPTARPAALRIAASPV encoded by the coding sequence ATGCGGGTGAGTGTGGTGGACGCGGGGTCGAACACGGTGCGGCTGGTGGTCGCGGACGTGGAGGGCGGTGTTCCGCTGCCGGTGCACACCGTCAAGTGGAAGCTGCGGCTGTCCGAACAGGTCGGGCCGGACGGCGCTCTCGGCGACGAGGCGGTGGAGGGGCTCGTGAAGGCCGTCGCCGCGGCGGAGGCGACCGCGCGGCACTGGAAGGCCGCCGGCCCGCTGGCGTTCGCCACCGCTGTCGTGCGCGCCGCGCCGAACCGGGCGGAGGTACTGCGCCGGGTGGAGGCGGGCGCCGGGGTGCGGATGTGCACCCTGCCCGGTGAGACCGAGGCGGCGCTGACCTTCCTCGCGGTCCGCCGGTGGCTGGGCTGGAACGCGGGCCCCCTCGCGCTGCTGGACATCGGGGGCGGCTCCCTGGAGGTGGCCTTCGGGCGCGGCCGGCTGCCCGACTTCGCCGCCTCCTTGCCCCTCGGCGCGAACCGGCTGACGCAGGAGTTCCTCGCCGCCCAGGACCCGCCCGCACCGGGTGAGGTGAAGACGCTGCGCCGCCGGGTCCGGCACGAGTTGCGGGACGTGGCCGCCCGGATCCGCTGGGAGGGCCCGCGCACGGCGGCCGTCAGCTCGCGCACGTTCCAGCAGCTGGCCCGCCTGTGTGGGGCCGCGCCCGGGCGGCAAGGGCTGTTCGTCCCGCGGGAGATGCGCCGCCGGGACCTGGGCGGCGCGGTGCGCACCCTGGCGGGGCTGCCCGCCGCCGAGCGCGCCGGGCTGCCGGGCATCTCCGCGCCGCGCGCCGGCCAGAGCCTGGCCGGCGCGGTCGTGGGGCACACGGCGCTGAAGCTCATGGGGCTGCGGCGGGTCGTCGTCAGCCCGTGGGCGATCCGCGAGGGCGTGCTGCTGCGCTACATCGAGGACGGCGCCGGCTGGTGGACCGATGTCAGCGCCGCGGACAACGCCCCACCTACGGCCCGGCCCGCGGCACTGCGCATCGCGGCCTCCCCGGTGTAG